In the genome of Tripterygium wilfordii isolate XIE 37 chromosome 19, ASM1340144v1, whole genome shotgun sequence, one region contains:
- the LOC119986274 gene encoding early nodulin-like protein 3 translates to MARTTITRSLGSQTKSLHALLGLLSLMLLMRTSSAREFIVGGSSWTPPGNNSGVNYNQWAEHNRFQIGDSIVFNYPPGQDSVLQVTREDYSNCTSTSPLRKDSTGKTVITFSQSGPHYFISGNKENCLKNQKLVVVVLADRSNRSSSTNQTISTAVSPAPSTTNETTTASPPSPVITGVAPAPVTTSDNYPTPAPVSTKPKNTASSVQFGFIGCFGALAASSLIFSIGI, encoded by the exons ATGGCTCGCACTACCATAACAAGGTCATTAGGTAGCCAAACCAAGAGCCTTCATGCATTGCTTGGGCTGTTGAGTCTCATGTTGTTGATGAGAACAAGTAGTGCAAGAGAGTTCATTGTTGGTGGCTCAAGCTGGACTCCGCCTGGCAATAACAGTGGAGTAAACTATAATCAATGGGCAGAGCATAACAGATTCCAAATTGGAGACTCCATCG TGTTTAACTACCCACCTGGGCAAGACTCAGTGCTTCAAGTGACCAGGGAGGATTACTCCAATTGCACCAGCACATCACCTCTACGGAAAGACTCTACTGGCAAAACTGTCATCACTTTCAGTCAATCTGGGCCTCACTATTTCATTAGTGGAAACAAAGAGAACTGTCTCAAGAATCAGAAGTTGGTGGTAGTTGTTTTGGCTGACAGAAGCAACAGGTCTTCCAGCACAAACCAGACAATTAGTACCGCTGTCTCTCCCGCTCCTTCTACCACTAACGAGACAACAACTGCATCTCCTCCTTCTCCGGTGATAACAGGCGTGGCTCCGGCTCCCGTGACCACCAGCGATAACTACCCAACTCCAGCTCCGGTCAgtacaaaaccaaaaaacacaGCCTCCTCTGTCCAATTTGGTTTCATTGGTTGCTTCGGAGCACTTGCtgcttcatctcttatttttagCATTGGGATTTAA